A DNA window from Paenibacillus segetis contains the following coding sequences:
- the pnuC gene encoding nicotinamide riboside transporter PnuC: MKKYVGGWNMFEIAWLVLFTSIAIGFTVISKDSLLGFTVFITGVLCVVLTAKGKLMSYVFGMYNTVGYAYLAYVNGLFGEVMLNLLFFVPMNVIGFYMWKNNLQGGKLSMRQMKLKGLLQVGVVCVLGCLLLGFGLSFIPGQNSPYIDATTTVLSIVATLLMVRRFKEQWLIYIVLNMFTVLLWVIRMIEGSGEGLLMIVMWSAYLVNAIYGYYNWNKGAKEVLSA; this comes from the coding sequence ATGAAGAAGTACGTAGGCGGTTGGAACATGTTCGAGATAGCTTGGTTGGTTTTGTTTACCTCGATCGCAATTGGGTTTACGGTGATTTCAAAGGATTCCTTACTCGGATTTACAGTCTTCATCACTGGGGTACTATGTGTGGTACTCACGGCAAAAGGAAAACTGATGAGCTATGTGTTCGGTATGTACAATACGGTAGGCTACGCATATTTGGCTTACGTGAACGGTTTGTTTGGAGAGGTAATGCTGAATTTGCTCTTCTTTGTTCCTATGAATGTGATTGGCTTCTATATGTGGAAAAATAACCTCCAAGGCGGCAAGTTGTCGATGCGCCAAATGAAACTTAAAGGTCTGCTCCAAGTCGGAGTAGTTTGCGTATTAGGCTGCTTGTTGCTAGGGTTTGGACTTTCGTTCATACCGGGGCAGAACTCGCCTTACATCGATGCCACAACGACGGTGTTATCCATCGTGGCTACCCTGTTAATGGTTCGAAGATTCAAGGAACAATGGCTGATTTATATTGTACTGAATATGTTTACGGTGCTGTTATGGGTAATTCGTATGATCGAAGGCAGTGGCGAAGGCTTGCTGATGATCGTGATGTGGAGCGCGTATTTGGTTAACGCGATATATGGTTATTACAATTGGAATAAAGGGGCCAAGGAGGTATTGTCCGCATGA
- a CDS encoding AAA family ATPase — protein sequence MKTLGLTLGKFAPLHKGHQSMIETALQEVDELIVVIYETTVITIPLHIRANWIRKLYPTVRVIEAWDGPDGYSDDREHEIREEQYILGLLEGEQVTHFYSSEFYGEHMSVALGAVDRRVDEARVRVPISATMIRSNPYKYREFVSDIVYRDLITKVVFVGAMSTGKSTITEALARRYHTSFASEYGRDYWTEHQVDRRIGLEAFDEIAVGHIEREEKALLGADRYLFVDTNAITTYMYALDYHGRAPELLTRIALENAQLYDLFFLCDDDIPYDDTWDRSGDQKRQVFHRQIIADLQARRIPFITLRGSLEERMHKVDEVLAKFEPYRNYFGELNG from the coding sequence ATGAAGACACTTGGATTAACACTGGGAAAGTTTGCTCCGCTGCATAAAGGACATCAGTCTATGATCGAAACGGCACTGCAAGAGGTCGATGAATTAATTGTGGTGATCTACGAGACGACGGTTATCACGATTCCGCTTCATATTCGGGCGAACTGGATACGGAAGCTCTATCCGACGGTTCGGGTGATCGAAGCCTGGGATGGTCCGGATGGATATTCAGACGACCGGGAGCATGAGATCCGGGAAGAGCAGTATATTTTGGGGTTGTTGGAAGGTGAGCAGGTTACTCATTTTTACTCCAGCGAGTTTTACGGAGAGCATATGAGCGTCGCCTTGGGTGCTGTGGATCGGCGGGTTGATGAAGCTCGCGTACGGGTTCCGATCTCGGCGACGATGATCCGTTCTAATCCTTATAAATACCGGGAGTTTGTAAGTGATATTGTGTACCGGGATTTAATCACAAAGGTTGTTTTTGTGGGGGCGATGTCGACAGGCAAATCCACGATCACCGAAGCGTTAGCGCGGCGGTATCACACGTCCTTTGCAAGTGAATATGGGCGGGATTATTGGACCGAGCATCAGGTGGACCGCAGAATCGGCCTGGAAGCGTTCGACGAAATCGCAGTTGGACATATCGAACGGGAGGAGAAGGCATTGCTGGGAGCGGATCGTTATCTTTTTGTCGATACCAATGCGATAACCACGTATATGTACGCCCTAGACTATCACGGCCGTGCCCCGGAGCTCTTAACCCGGATCGCCCTGGAGAACGCACAGCTCTATGATCTGTTTTTCCTGTGCGACGACGATATTCCTTACGATGATACTTGGGATCGCAGCGGGGATCAGAAACGGCAAGTTTTCCATAGACAGATCATCGCGGACTTGCAGGCACGGCGGATCCCCTTTATCACGTTGCGTGGCAGCCTGGAGGAAAGAATGCATAAGGTGGACGAAGTGTTGGCCAAGTTCGAGCCTTACCGGAACTATTTCGGGGAGCTCAATGGCTAA
- a CDS encoding NUDIX hydrolase: MDLLDRDGLTEREFLEQYRVGDYERPSVATDMVIFTVTDAEPDSYRKLPDKELRILLIRRGGHPFIGKWALPGGFVRPDETTEQAAARELSEETGVDDVHLEQLYTFSDVGRDPRTWVISCSYMALINSDQVQLQAGDDAADVAWFKVSYRLLWERKELIKDGYVKTLEYELKLSIEGEELTAIVDRTVAVKVNSTSTTYSIVSNDGLAFDHAKIIACAIERLRGKVNYTDIALHLMPQLFTLTELQQVYEVILDKELLKAAFRRKVNDLVVETDHYTENAGHRPSRLYRRSLED, from the coding sequence ATGGATTTGTTGGATCGCGATGGACTTACAGAACGTGAATTCCTGGAGCAATATCGGGTTGGCGATTACGAGCGGCCTTCGGTGGCGACGGATATGGTCATTTTCACTGTAACGGATGCGGAGCCGGACAGTTACCGCAAGTTACCGGATAAAGAGCTGCGAATTCTGCTTATTCGCCGAGGGGGGCACCCTTTCATTGGTAAATGGGCGCTGCCAGGTGGCTTCGTCCGCCCGGACGAGACGACGGAGCAGGCTGCGGCAAGGGAGTTGAGCGAGGAAACGGGTGTGGATGACGTTCATTTAGAGCAGTTATACACCTTTAGTGATGTTGGGCGGGACCCCCGCACCTGGGTGATCAGTTGTAGCTACATGGCCTTGATCAACAGTGACCAGGTGCAGCTACAGGCAGGAGATGACGCTGCCGACGTCGCCTGGTTCAAGGTATCCTATAGGCTTCTATGGGAGCGGAAAGAACTGATTAAGGATGGATACGTCAAGACACTGGAATATGAGCTTAAGCTCAGTATCGAAGGAGAAGAGCTAACGGCAATTGTGGATCGGACGGTTGCGGTAAAAGTGAACTCGACGTCAACCACCTACTCGATCGTATCGAATGATGGATTGGCTTTTGATCATGCGAAGATTATTGCCTGCGCCATCGAGCGGTTGCGGGGAAAAGTGAATTATACCGATATTGCACTACACTTGATGCCACAGCTGTTCACCTTAACAGAGCTGCAGCAAGTTTACGAGGTAATCTTGGACAAGGAGCTGCTGAAGGCGGCTTTCCGGCGTAAAGTGAATGATCTCGTAGTGGAAACTGATCATTACACCGAAAATGCGGGGCACCGTCCATCCCGCTTATATCGGAGAAGTTTGGAGGATTAA
- a CDS encoding NADAR family protein, whose amino-acid sequence MIYNLEELRKAYNAGKTFKFVFFWGHTPPKDGSVDKSCFSQWWMCPFTVEETKYSCAEQFMMAEKARMFGDGEMLESILKAKHPKEMKAYGRAVQNFDKDIWDRECYDIVKRASLAKFSQNPELGKYLMSTKNRILVEASPRDRIWGIGMGQSNPDAENPVKWRGRNLLGFALSEARDELLRG is encoded by the coding sequence ATGATATATAATCTTGAAGAGTTAAGAAAAGCATATAACGCGGGCAAAACGTTTAAGTTCGTGTTCTTTTGGGGCCATACGCCGCCTAAGGACGGGAGTGTCGATAAAAGCTGTTTCAGCCAATGGTGGATGTGCCCGTTCACGGTAGAGGAGACGAAGTATTCTTGTGCCGAGCAGTTCATGATGGCTGAGAAGGCAAGGATGTTCGGCGATGGCGAAATGCTGGAGTCGATCCTAAAAGCCAAGCATCCTAAAGAAATGAAAGCTTATGGGCGTGCGGTCCAGAACTTCGATAAGGACATTTGGGACAGAGAATGTTACGACATTGTCAAAAGGGCCAGCTTGGCTAAATTTTCGCAGAATCCGGAGCTTGGTAAATATCTCATGTCGACGAAGAATCGCATCCTCGTCGAAGCCAGCCCGCGGGACCGCATTTGGGGGATCGGTATGGGTCAGTCCAATCCGGACGCGGAGAATCCCGTGAAATGGCGTGGTAGAAACCTACTGGGATTCGCGCTGAGCGAGGCGCGGGACGAGTTACTGCGGGGTTAG
- the helD gene encoding RNA polymerase recycling motor HelD gives MISAKDWQQEQERLDLVTEGLRSQIAELEPEVSGLREQVTDIRKQFWEEVTVNTSTEEDFEETFYSIKQQEALLSERERSHRQRMQRLKSMKRLLPSPYFGRIDFQEDGTGFSEQIYIGASSFADEDAMNFLVYDWRTPIASMYYDYSPGPSDYDTPGGEITGEMTLKRQYQITDGQLQNVFDTSLTIGDELLQQVLGKGANAQMKSIVATIQKEQNTIIRNDKSRMLIVQGAAGSGKTSAALQRVAYLLYKHRDRLKADQIVLFSPNPMFNSYVSTVLPELGEENMQQTTFQEYLEYWLGSTMRIEDPFEQIEYALTANLSEEYEARLSGMHYKASENFLHAIQSYALWLGEEGMRFRSIQFRGRELITAEQMKSQFYSYDRSIRLANRMGLLREWLLRELTTLERQERDELWVQDELNYLDNEQYAEAYSALLKKYQREEAVFDFTKQYEEVYGDFRGQELGEENVFDFSVQEESLLRRMVVKEHFKPLRRDVKRFMFIDVVGLYDQLFSEDATFRRMTNETEVPKEWPAICKQTKEKLSRLELFYEDATPYLYLKELVEGARTNTMVRHVFVDEGQDYSPFQYVFLKRLFPRARMTVLGDFGQAIFPQATNLQEVDSPLIRLYDESETSLIRLVQSYRSTREIVEFTRALLPNEEIVPFQRAGRKPCLLKAGSSEKRAARIIADLADLKAEGFDSFAIITKNAAESLESYETLTAQGCETLRLITKETITFEKGIAVMPAYLAKGVEFDAVLIYDASSQTYHRESERKLFYTACTRAMHRLLLYTTGEWTPYIQAVDTSLYEEE, from the coding sequence ATGATAAGCGCAAAGGATTGGCAGCAAGAGCAGGAGCGGCTTGATCTGGTAACAGAAGGACTGCGGTCACAAATCGCTGAACTGGAACCAGAAGTATCCGGATTACGTGAACAGGTGACCGATATTCGCAAGCAGTTCTGGGAGGAAGTTACGGTCAATACGAGCACGGAAGAAGATTTCGAAGAGACCTTCTACAGTATAAAGCAGCAAGAAGCGCTGTTGTCCGAGCGGGAACGCAGTCATCGGCAACGGATGCAACGTTTGAAAAGTATGAAACGGCTGTTGCCGTCCCCCTACTTTGGACGAATTGATTTTCAAGAGGACGGCACGGGGTTCAGTGAGCAAATATATATCGGTGCATCATCCTTCGCTGATGAGGATGCCATGAATTTTCTAGTCTACGACTGGCGAACACCCATTGCAAGCATGTATTATGACTATTCCCCAGGGCCATCAGATTATGATACGCCGGGTGGAGAAATAACGGGTGAGATGACGCTGAAGCGTCAATACCAGATCACTGACGGTCAGCTCCAGAATGTGTTCGATACGAGCTTAACTATCGGCGATGAGTTGCTCCAGCAAGTCCTGGGTAAGGGCGCGAATGCGCAAATGAAGAGTATCGTGGCGACGATTCAAAAAGAGCAAAACACCATCATCCGTAACGATAAGAGTCGTATGCTCATTGTGCAGGGGGCAGCTGGTAGCGGAAAGACATCCGCAGCTCTGCAACGGGTAGCGTATTTGTTGTATAAACACCGTGATCGGCTCAAGGCGGACCAGATCGTTCTTTTCTCGCCTAATCCGATGTTTAACAGTTATGTATCCACGGTACTTCCCGAACTCGGCGAGGAGAACATGCAGCAGACGACCTTTCAGGAATATCTTGAATATTGGCTTGGATCGACGATGCGTATAGAGGACCCGTTTGAGCAAATCGAATACGCCTTAACAGCAAATCTATCTGAGGAGTATGAAGCGCGGTTAAGTGGGATGCACTATAAGGCGTCTGAGAATTTCCTACATGCTATCCAAAGCTATGCGTTGTGGCTAGGGGAGGAGGGCATGCGCTTCCGTAGTATCCAATTCCGGGGCCGCGAGCTAATTACCGCGGAACAAATGAAGTCGCAATTTTATAGCTATGACCGTTCCATTCGTCTGGCTAATCGCATGGGTCTGCTACGTGAATGGTTACTGCGAGAGCTGACTACGCTGGAGCGTCAAGAACGGGATGAGCTCTGGGTTCAAGATGAACTCAATTATCTCGACAATGAGCAATATGCCGAAGCCTACAGCGCGTTGCTTAAGAAGTACCAGCGAGAAGAGGCGGTCTTCGACTTTACGAAGCAGTATGAAGAGGTCTATGGTGATTTTCGCGGGCAGGAGTTGGGGGAAGAGAACGTCTTCGATTTTTCCGTACAGGAAGAATCACTGCTGCGTCGGATGGTTGTAAAAGAACATTTCAAGCCGCTGAGGAGAGACGTGAAGCGGTTCATGTTCATAGATGTGGTAGGGCTGTACGATCAGTTGTTTAGCGAGGATGCCACTTTTCGGAGAATGACGAACGAGACGGAAGTGCCAAAAGAGTGGCCCGCAATCTGTAAACAAACGAAGGAAAAGCTGAGTCGGCTCGAACTGTTTTATGAGGATGCAACGCCATATTTATATTTAAAGGAACTCGTCGAGGGGGCTCGGACCAATACGATGGTACGGCATGTATTTGTTGACGAAGGCCAGGATTATTCACCGTTCCAATACGTGTTCCTCAAACGGTTGTTTCCGCGTGCTCGTATGACGGTGCTCGGGGATTTTGGTCAAGCGATCTTCCCACAAGCGACGAATCTACAGGAGGTCGACTCACCGTTGATCCGACTCTACGATGAAAGCGAAACGAGCCTGATTCGCCTTGTCCAAAGTTATCGTTCAACACGTGAGATTGTCGAATTTACGAGGGCGCTGCTACCAAACGAAGAGATTGTTCCCTTTCAGAGGGCTGGTAGGAAGCCTTGTCTCTTGAAGGCTGGCAGTAGTGAAAAGCGGGCAGCACGAATTATCGCAGACCTCGCCGATCTTAAGGCTGAAGGATTCGACTCCTTCGCCATTATTACGAAAAATGCAGCTGAAAGCCTCGAATCTTACGAGACATTGACAGCACAGGGTTGTGAGACCCTACGGCTCATCACGAAGGAGACGATCACTTTTGAGAAAGGGATAGCGGTTATGCCTGCCTATCTCGCCAAGGGTGTCGAATTCGATGCTGTATTGATCTATGATGCTTCTTCGCAGACATATCACCGGGAAAGCGAGCGTAAGCTCTTTTATACAGCATGTACGCGTGCGATGCATCGGCTTCTGCTCTATACGACAGGGGAATGGACACCATATATCCAGGCAGTGGATACGTCTTTGTATGAGGAAGAGTAG